A single region of the Cynocephalus volans isolate mCynVol1 chromosome 12, mCynVol1.pri, whole genome shotgun sequence genome encodes:
- the LGALS2 gene encoding LOW QUALITY PROTEIN: galectin-2 (The sequence of the model RefSeq protein was modified relative to this genomic sequence to represent the inferred CDS: substituted 1 base at 1 genomic stop codon), with translation MSEKFEIMNMNVKLGTTLTIKGKIADGANGXVSFAINLGQATDMLDLHFNPRFNESTIVCNSWDSSKWGQEQRENHPCFSPGSDIKFTVNFESDRFKVKLPDGHQLTFPNRLGHSQLSYLSVQGGFNISSFKLD, from the exons ATGTCG GAGAAGTTTGAGATTATGAACATGAACGTGAAGCTGGGGACAACCCTGACGATCAAGGGCAAGATCGCTGATGGTGCCAATGGATAAGTGAG CTTTGCAATTAATTTGGGCCAGGCGACAGATATGCTGGACTTGCATTTCAACCCACGCTTCAACGAATCCACCATCGTCTGCAACTCATGGGATAGCAGCAAGTGGGGACAAGAGCAACGGGAAAATCACCCGTGCTTCAGCCCAGGGTCAGATATCAAG TTCACCGTGAACTTTGAGAGTGACAGATTCAAGGTGAAGCTGCCAGATGGGCACCAGTTGACCTTTCCCAACAGACTGGGCCACAGCCAGCTGAGCTACCTGAGTGTGCAGGGTGGGTTCAACATCTCCTCCTTCAAGCTCGACTGA
- the CDC42EP1 gene encoding cdc42 effector protein 1 yields MPGPQGARGAPTMSLGKLSPVGWASSSQGKRRLTADMISPPLGDFRHTMHVGRGGDVFGDTSFLSNHGGSSGSTHRSPRSFLAKKLQLVRRVGAPPRQMASPPAPSPAPPAISPIIKNAISLPQLNQATYDSLVVGKLSFDGSPAGSTDGRSGYGLDSGFCTISRLPHQEKPHDRDHDNSFPSEPELRRSDSLLSFRLDLDLGPSLLSELLGVMSLSEAPTPETPVPFANPSATATNSPTPATNPSTTTANSPAPAANSPCPATSPPSLGHYPNGVTAGLSPMAEVRASPVGEGPRVPTDMAFGRHWGTGWDGSRGSRHCTEMDAQQELVGVLPQARASLESLDEEWGAPQVGSRAPVPSTVQANTFEFADAEDDEVKV; encoded by the exons ATGCCCGGCCCCCAGGGGGCCAGAGGAGCCCCCACCATGAGCCTGGGCAAGCTCTCGCCCGTGGGTTGGGCGTCCAGCTCGCAGGGAAAGAGGCGGCTGACAGCAGACATGATCAGCCCCCCACTTGGGGACTTCCGCCATACCATGCATGTGGGCCGTGGTGGGGATGTCTTTGGCGACACCTCCTTCCTCAGCAACCACGGTGGCAGCTCTGGGAGCACCCACCGCTCACCCCGAAGCTTCCTAGCCAAGAAGCTGCAGCTGGTGCGGAGGGTCGGGGCGCCCCCCCGGCAGATGGCTTCCCCGCCCGCACCCTCTCCTGCTCCGCCTGCCATCTCCCCCATCATCAAGAATGCCATCTCCCTGCCCCAGCTCAACCAGGCCACCTACGACAGCCTTGTGGTGGGCAAGCTCAGCTTCGATGGCAGCCCTGCTGGCTCCACGGATGGCCGCTCCGGTTATG GCCTGGACTCCGGGTTCTGTACCATCTCCCGTCTGCCCCACCAGGAAAAGCCTCATGACCGAGACCACGATAATTCCTTCCCCTCTGAGCCCGAGCTTCGCCGCTCGGACTCTCTCTTGTCTTTCCGCCTTGATCTTGACCTTGGGCCCTCTCTCCTCAGTGAGCTGCTAGGGGTCATGAGCCTCTCAGAAGCCCCTACACCTGAGACCCCTGTCCCTTTTGCAAACCCTTCAGCCACTGCCACAAATTCCCCAACTCCTGCCACAAACCCTTCAACCACTACCGCAAATTCTCCAGCCCCTGCTGCAAACTCCCCATGTCCTGCCACAAGCCCCCCATCCCTTGGACACTACCCCAATGGGGTAACTGCTGGGTTGAGCCCAATGGCTGAGGTGAGGGCCAGCCCAGTGGGAGAGGGTCCCCGTGTACCCACTGACATGGCCTTCGGCAGGCACTGGGGAACAGGCTGGGATGGCAGCCGGGGCAGCCGCCACTGTACTGAGATGGATGCTCAGCAGGAGCTGGTGGGGGTGCTGCCCCAGGCTCGGGCCTCCTTGGAGAGCCTGGATGAAGAGTGGGGGGCACCCCAGGTAGGCAGCAGGGCCCccgtgcccagcacagtgcaagCAAACACCTTCGAGTTTGCTGATGCTGAGGATGATGAAGTCAAGGTGTGA